The window TCCACTCTTCTACGATCCCTTGGCTCAGCGGGTTGAGAAGGAAGGTACCCGTCACTTCAAGAAGGTGGGCGAACGGCTTGCCCAATGGGTCCGCAAAGACGTCGGAGTGGATGACCCGGACATCATGCCAAACCACGCTTGGCGGCACACCTTCAAGTCGATGTCCTACGATGCTGGCATCGAGGAGCGGGTCGCTGACGCAATCCAGGGGCATGCCCCGAAGACGACGGGGCGGACCTATGGCAGCGTCTCACTTAGTGCGAAGGCGGCGGCTGTCGAAAAGATCCCCCGGTTCTGCACAAACCAAGTGGTCAGAGATTGCAGCAGTAGCTGAGAGGGCGCAGCTCAGCCTTATCGACCTCCCAGCCTTCGATGGCCGTAACGATCCCGCCAGCTGCCTGTGTTCGCATCTCCAACAGGTCGATGCTGTGTACGACGATCAAGACGTTGTGCGGGTTGTTGACGCGGTGCAGCTCAACCTCATTGGCCGTGAGGAGGATGGTGCCGAAGCCCGCTGTGGTGCCCTTGACTTCGACAACGTGCTCGACGCCTCCTCGGCTTGCGGTGAAGTCGCAGGATTGAGTGGCGCTTACGTCTTGGATGTCATCGTAGCCGTTTGCTTTGAGCCACCCTTTGGCAAGGTGCATGGCCTGATCCTCAACCACCTTCCGTTGCGCTGCGCTCAGTCCGAACCCCTGTCCACCTCGACTATTTGATCGGCGCGGGCTGGCAATGGCCTCCAATTGGAGCTGAGCCTCCTGGATGTCCGGCGCGACCGCCTCTGGTGCCCTGCCAAGCTCGATGGCGTGATAGAGCTGTCCGAGGAGGCCTACCGCTTGCTCCAGGTCCTTCTGGAGCTGCTCGTCGCCAGGCAGGATCTCGACAGGGTAAAACTTGGAGAATGCCGTGGTGCGTTCGTAGGGGCCCGAGAGGCCAAAATTGGAACCGAGGTCGACCCCTTCGCGGAACCCGAGCAGTCCAGCCTGCTTCCCGAGCAGCCCACGCGCCCATGACATGAGCTCAGCCACCTCCTCGTCGCTCCGAGGCACGAAGTCCCTGCCGTTGAACGAGGTGGAGCCGTGGCTCACGCATAGGGATACACCGTCACCGTTGGCGTGGAACAGGAAGACGACGTACCAGCCTTTCTGTGCCGAAGGCGACAACTCAGGCGAGTGAACCCTGATCCAGGGAACGAAGGTCTTCCTACCGGTTCCGTCCTTGCCTTGGACATTGAGGCGGCCCTTGAACGGTAGCACCGCGCTGCCAGTCACCGCCCGCCATCGGCGGAGCTCTTCCGGCATCATGTTGCGAACCAATTGGCCTCGACGTTCCATGGCTGGAGTATTCTCGGACGAGAAATCGAGCTGCAGCTCCAGGACCTCTCTAAGCATCTCCTGCATGCGCTTCCCCCCTTAGGTGACGTCGATCTGCAAGCGCGGTCTGACCTTCGTCATGCACCATCAGCGAAGCCGCCATCTTCGAAAGCAATTCCGACTGGGCCCTTTGGTACCATCCGAACAAGTAAAGGGGACCCAAAACAATAGGTGTCACGGCTTACATTTGAGGCGGCCAGAAAGGTGCCGACGCCTTGAAGGAAGCGCCAGCACCTCATCATTTTAGAAGGCTCCGCGCAAGCCTAGAGCGAAGAACTCTTCGCCGACATTTCCATGAACTCGAAAGCGCGGCGCAATCGGAAAGCTCACCAAGCCATAAGGGCGAACAGCCCCACCATCGTATCGACCACCGCCACCTAATTCGAGGCTACCCGCAACGGTGTACGAGGCTTCGAGCTTACCGTAAGGCTTCAGAGCCGTATCATCACACAGTCGGTCGTCGGCGAATTGGCCGTTGGTTCTGTCTCGGCAGCGGGTTTGGCCGTTGTTGAATGTGTCCGTGAAGTAGCGCTCATTGTCGCCCTGATATACCAAGACACCACCAATAGGCCTGAGCGAAAAGCCGCCAGCAGTGACTTGATAACCGAGACCAAGCTCCGCGCCCCACACGCCTTCGGACCGCGCTCCGTTGCCCTCGACCACCAAACCGTCGGCCAGAGCCGGAGTGGCGGTGCCAACCATTGCGAAAGCCAATCCACAGGCCAGTATATTCTTCATTTGTTTTCCTCTTAAAAAGGGCGGTCGCTCCTAAGCGCTATCTTCTTGCAAAACAAAGGCCTTTTTTGGGGGCACCGTAGATTATGTGCATTGACAAATTCGCACCGATTACGGGTATCAGGGGCCAACAACTTGTACCTTTCGGACCACCCGTCCCGCGCTGGCTCAGGATGGGCATAAAGATACCTTTAGGGATTCTGGGCTAGGCACATTTCGCCTAGGTATCTTTTGGTCCATTAGGAGCTCCCCCATGACCCAGCGCATCGCCTACTTCCGCGTCTCCACCCACGACCAGTCCATTGAGGCCCAGCGGGAGGCTCTTGGTGGCGGCTTCGACCGAGAGTTCACCGACGAGGGGGTCAGCGGTGGGACCTTGGCTGCTGACAGGCCTGGCTTCAGTGAATTGCTGGACTATGCACGGCAGGGCGATGCGGTCCACGTCTACTCCATCGACCGACTGGGGCGCGACGCTCTGGACGTTCAGACCACGGTGAAGCACCTCATCGATAAGGGTATTACAGTGGACGTGCGGGGCCTGGGGCCCATCTCCGGTGATGCAGGGAAGATCATCGTCGCGGTCCTTGCTCAGATGGCGGAGATTGAGCGCAACAGGATCAGGGAACGGTGTGAAGCGGGCCGAGCGGCTGCAAGGTTCTCGTTGGTGGCCACAGGGCGCACGCACAGGGGCAAGGTGAGCCTGGGTAGACCGAAGGCTGCTGACGGCCCTCAGGTGGTCGCGTGGCGCAAGGAGCGCGGTGCAAGCATCAGAGAGACCGCAGAACACTTCGGGATTAGCGCCACCAGCGTGAAGCGGTATTTGGCAGAGGCCGCAAAGGCCTGACGGTTGGTCAGAAAATACGGGGGTAAGCTGAACGCTGCAAGTTCATCATAGAATTGAGGTTTTCAGCTCTGTCAACGTCTTGAGCAGTGACGTAGTAGCTCGGGCCAGAACACAAAAATCGAAGCCACAGACGCACGTTCCGGCCTCCAAAGGACACCGTACATTGCCCCCCTCACCAGTCCCACTTCCCCCAACCCACAGGAAACTTGCGTGTCCCATATCTCTGACCGGAAGAGCCCGTTCGATTGCTGCGGAGGCCATGGTCGACCGTCTACTGGACGAAGTTGTCCTACCTCGCCGGGCATCCTCAGCACGACGAAAAGAGGCCGGAGACGCGACCCGGCTCAAGCTCCGCACAGCCACGACCGCTCTCCTGGCAGACCTGATGAACCTGGCCAGAACCTCTGGGGTCTCCAGCACCCCTTTGGCCGGGGCCCATGGAATGTCCCGCAGCCACTTCCGCGCCGGTAGCCTCGGCTTTGGCTACGACATGTTCATCGAGGTCACCCGTGCCCTGGAGGTCAAGGGACTACTTGTTCGCCGTGTCGGCTACCCCAAGTGGGGAGCGCCGAAGGGGGAGAGGCAGGGAGCGGCAACGTGCTTCCTGATGACCGATGCTCTGTGGAGGCTGGCTGGAGCTTTGGGGGTGACCTCTGGGGACTGGGAGGACCACTGGACCCTCAAGCCGCACCAGGTGCTTGGAGGCGACCAGAAGCGGGTCGAACTCCGAAAGAGGCGCAAGCTCATCCGGGGCGTTAAGCAACCCTCAGAGGCACTCTCGGTCGACCTGAGTGACCCGAGGGCCTCAGAGCTCGACGCACAGATCGAGAGGATTAACCAGTATCTGCTCGGCCAGGACATCGATGGCCTTGCCTTCCACGGCCTCCGCCGCATCTTCAACGACGGTGACCAGCCGGACTTCGCTTGGAACAAGGGCGGGCGCTTTTACTCGACCCTTGGCGGCCAGGCATACGAGAGGTGGAACGCGGACCTGAGGCAGCGGCTGATAAGCATCAAAGGCAAGCGGGTGACGGAGGTCGACCTGAAAGCCTCGCACCTCACCTTGCTTCATGCCCTTGCAGATGAACCCTTCGATCCCTCAGAGGACCCTTACGAGGTTGAAGACCTTCCCAGGATCGTAGTGAAGCTGTGGGTGGCGCAGGCTATCGGAGCGTCAAACCCTGGGGCCCGCAAGTGGTCGAAGACTTCGCAAGCCCACTTTGCGGAAGAGCGTCCTGGGCAGCGGCTGGAGGACCAGTTTTCGATCCGCGAGGTCGCGGCTCATGTGAAAGCGAAGCACCCGCTCCTCGTCGATGTCGGGGTCCTCGGGCACTCGACGCTCGACCTCCAGTTCCACGAGGCTGAAATCCTTCGGCTGGCCATGGAGCGGCTTATGTTCACCCATGACATCCCGGTTCTGCCCATCCACGACGCTCTCATCGTCCCACAGACACGGACACAAGAGGCCGCAAGGTGCCTGAAGGAGGCGTTCAGGGACTACGTGGAGGGAGTGACGGGAAGGTCCTGCCCCTTGGTGCCGAACGTCACCCTGAAGGAAGGCTAAAGACCCAAGGGCCCATAAGATGGGGGTGTACTACACCATCTCCCTACCCCTCAGTCAACGGAAGGGAGCGAAAGGGGGGGCGAAGGGAGGCATTAGAGTACGAAATCTTTTGCCCCGAGGAGAATGGCTGCTTTGGCTCCTAACAATTTGCCATTCATCAAGAAATTGGAGCCACGATGCGCAGCTTGTAGGGCGGCAAGGAGATGACGATGAACTTGGATGAGACCCCTAGACAGTACGGGCTCAGCGACCTGCCCCTGCTTGAGGTCGCGACCCGCTCTTCCGCATACCTTCAGTATCTCACCTTTGGTGTCGACCTGTCCCACGAAGAAAACGCGGAGTTCAGGGCGCTCGCCGCATCGGAGCTCCTCGACCGGATTGAGGAGGAGGCGGAAAGCGTTGAGACGCTGATGGGCTTGGGGCACGACGGCGAAGAGTTTTCCATCAACATAATGGGATGGGGGCCCATCTACTTCGTCGATGCGGGAGAGCTCGACAGGATCGGGTATTTCTTGACCCCTGATGATGCACGGATCGAGGCCGTACATATTGCTGAGTGCTTTCCACTATCCGACGCTGACGAAGCTGCCCCCATTCCGACGAAGCAGCCCCGATCCCGCGCCACCATTCGTGCCTGGTATACCCACGACCTAATCGCAGCCAACGGTCACTTGGATCAGCCCTCGGGTGACATTGAGATGCTTGTGAGTGCTCTCAACCTGCAACGCATAAGGGCAGGAGAGGTATTGGATTTGGCCGGGCCGTGGGCGGACCCTTTCGAGGATCGCTTGGAAGGAGCTGTTTGGCGGTTCAACATGCGCGGTCCGGGAAGCGCGTCGATTTGGTTGTACGGTGGGGAAGATGAGGAGCCCGAAATCTACGAAGTCACCTCGATGCAGTTTGGAAACGACCCCACTGTCTACCCTGCCCCACCGATTTTTCAGGAATGATGCGCCGCACTCGCGGAGTACCTCTTGAGCACGAAGTCCCACACCTGATCGACCTTCGCGTCCCATAGGTGCTTGGGATATGGGTCGTCGGGGAGCTCGTTCAGACCCACCTGGATGGCCCAGCGGACCGCGCCACGGGTCTCCTGGCCCCGCATCCAGTCCACAGCGTCCACGAGCCGCTGGAGCTTCTCAAGCAGCCCTCGGGCCACCCGCTTGACCTCCTGCTCCTGTGCCTTAGTCAGTTTGGGCTCGGGAGTTGTGAGGAGGTCGAAGATGGCGAGCTCTTCCTCGGTTAGCTCTTCGCGGGCCGCCCGCTGCTCCTCCTCGTCCAGGCTGTCGATGAAGGCCTTGAGCCCTTCGAAGAACTTCTCGGGGTCGATCGCACCTGCGTTGTATTCGGCAACCAGCTTCTCCAGCCGCTCGACGAGGTTGACCCGTGTGGGGTTGGTCTCCGCCATCTGCTTG is drawn from Erythrobacter neustonensis and contains these coding sequences:
- a CDS encoding MrcB family domain-containing protein; the encoded protein is MQEMLREVLELQLDFSSENTPAMERRGQLVRNMMPEELRRWRAVTGSAVLPFKGRLNVQGKDGTGRKTFVPWIRVHSPELSPSAQKGWYVVFLFHANGDGVSLCVSHGSTSFNGRDFVPRSDEEVAELMSWARGLLGKQAGLLGFREGVDLGSNFGLSGPYERTTAFSKFYPVEILPGDEQLQKDLEQAVGLLGQLYHAIELGRAPEAVAPDIQEAQLQLEAIASPRRSNSRGGQGFGLSAAQRKVVEDQAMHLAKGWLKANGYDDIQDVSATQSCDFTASRGGVEHVVEVKGTTAGFGTILLTANEVELHRVNNPHNVLIVVHSIDLLEMRTQAAGGIVTAIEGWEVDKAELRPLSYCCNL
- a CDS encoding recombinase family protein; amino-acid sequence: MTQRIAYFRVSTHDQSIEAQREALGGGFDREFTDEGVSGGTLAADRPGFSELLDYARQGDAVHVYSIDRLGRDALDVQTTVKHLIDKGITVDVRGLGPISGDAGKIIVAVLAQMAEIERNRIRERCEAGRAAARFSLVATGRTHRGKVSLGRPKAADGPQVVAWRKERGASIRETAEHFGISATSVKRYLAEAAKA